From the Lathyrus oleraceus cultivar Zhongwan6 chromosome 4, CAAS_Psat_ZW6_1.0, whole genome shotgun sequence genome, one window contains:
- the LOC127075914 gene encoding (+)-neomenthol dehydrogenase isoform X2, with translation MGEPTERYAVVTGSNKGIGFEIVKQLASAGIKVVLTARDEQRGLQALETLKASGLSHSVVFHQLDVADAASVATLADFVKSQFGKLDILVNNAGIGGVEIKDSNLFNSALITNGALSDDELRSSMTQTYESSKECLQINYHGAKTTFEYLLPLLQLSDSPRVVNVSSALGKIECVSNEWAKGVFSDVENLTEERIDGVLKEFLKDFEQGSIERKGWPRYLAAYTVAKASMNAYTRIIAKKYPSFCINCVCPGYVRTDITANTGFYTTKEGAAHPVRLALLPNGSPSGLYYIRNELSSF, from the exons ATGGGAGAACCAACAGAAAG GTATGCAGTAGTGACTGGATCAAACAAAGGAATTGGATTTGAGATAGTGAAGCAGTTAGCTTCAGCTGGAATCAAAGTGGTGCTTACAGCAAGAGATGAACAAAGAGGTCTTCAAGCTTTGGAAACACTCAAAGCTTCTGGTTTATCTCATTCTGTTGTTTTTCATCAATTAGATGTCGCTGATGCTGCAAGTGTAGCTACTCTTGCAGATTTTGTCAAATCCCAATTCGGCAAACTTGATATTCTG GTTAACAATGCTGGGATTGGTGGAGTTGAAATTAAAGATAGTAATTTATTCAATTCAGCACTCATTACAAACGGG GCACTATCTGATGATGAATTGAGAAGCTCAATGACACAAACATATGAGTCATCTAAAGAATGTTTGCAAATAAATTACCATGGTGCTAAAACAACATTTGAATATCTTCTTCCTCTCCTGCAGTTATCAGATTCACCAAGAGTAGTCAATGTTTCATCAGCATTGGGCAAGATAGAG TGTGTATCAAATGAATGGGCAAAAGGAGTGTTCAGTGATGTTGAAAACCTTACGGAAGAGAGAATAGATGGAGTGTTAAAGGAGTTTCTCAAAGATTTTGAACAAGGGTCTATAGAAAGAAAAGGTTGGCCTAGGTATTTGGCTGCCTATACTGTTGCTAAAGCTTCCATGAATGCTTATACAAGAATTATTGCAAAGAAGTATCCAAGTTTCTGCATCAATTGTGTTTGTCCTGGTTATGTGAGGACAGATATAACTGCTAATACTGGTTTCTACACTACAAAAGAAGGTGCTGCTCATCCTGTTCGGTTAGCATTGCTTCCCAATGGTAGTCCATCTGGTCTCTACTATATCCGAAATGAACTCTCTTCATTTTGA
- the LOC127075914 gene encoding (+)-neomenthol dehydrogenase isoform X1, giving the protein MGEPTERYAVVTGSNKGIGFEIVKQLASAGIKVVLTARDEQRGLQALETLKASGLSHSVVFHQLDVADAASVATLADFVKSQFGKLDILVNNAGIGGVEIKDSNLFNSALITNGQALSDDELRSSMTQTYESSKECLQINYHGAKTTFEYLLPLLQLSDSPRVVNVSSALGKIECVSNEWAKGVFSDVENLTEERIDGVLKEFLKDFEQGSIERKGWPRYLAAYTVAKASMNAYTRIIAKKYPSFCINCVCPGYVRTDITANTGFYTTKEGAAHPVRLALLPNGSPSGLYYIRNELSSF; this is encoded by the exons ATGGGAGAACCAACAGAAAG GTATGCAGTAGTGACTGGATCAAACAAAGGAATTGGATTTGAGATAGTGAAGCAGTTAGCTTCAGCTGGAATCAAAGTGGTGCTTACAGCAAGAGATGAACAAAGAGGTCTTCAAGCTTTGGAAACACTCAAAGCTTCTGGTTTATCTCATTCTGTTGTTTTTCATCAATTAGATGTCGCTGATGCTGCAAGTGTAGCTACTCTTGCAGATTTTGTCAAATCCCAATTCGGCAAACTTGATATTCTG GTTAACAATGCTGGGATTGGTGGAGTTGAAATTAAAGATAGTAATTTATTCAATTCAGCACTCATTACAAACGGG CAGGCACTATCTGATGATGAATTGAGAAGCTCAATGACACAAACATATGAGTCATCTAAAGAATGTTTGCAAATAAATTACCATGGTGCTAAAACAACATTTGAATATCTTCTTCCTCTCCTGCAGTTATCAGATTCACCAAGAGTAGTCAATGTTTCATCAGCATTGGGCAAGATAGAG TGTGTATCAAATGAATGGGCAAAAGGAGTGTTCAGTGATGTTGAAAACCTTACGGAAGAGAGAATAGATGGAGTGTTAAAGGAGTTTCTCAAAGATTTTGAACAAGGGTCTATAGAAAGAAAAGGTTGGCCTAGGTATTTGGCTGCCTATACTGTTGCTAAAGCTTCCATGAATGCTTATACAAGAATTATTGCAAAGAAGTATCCAAGTTTCTGCATCAATTGTGTTTGTCCTGGTTATGTGAGGACAGATATAACTGCTAATACTGGTTTCTACACTACAAAAGAAGGTGCTGCTCATCCTGTTCGGTTAGCATTGCTTCCCAATGGTAGTCCATCTGGTCTCTACTATATCCGAAATGAACTCTCTTCATTTTGA